A genomic region of Lytechinus pictus isolate F3 Inbred chromosome 2, Lp3.0, whole genome shotgun sequence contains the following coding sequences:
- the LOC129255012 gene encoding neuronal acetylcholine receptor subunit alpha-3-like has translation MDLTPISEKADIRDYWDNGEWQIIQTPGERHAVTYECCEETFIDITYTITLRRKPLYYFAYILVPCALISFNTVLVFYLPPDISEKMALCMSVLLSMTVFLLLITSQIPANANHFPLIVKYLLFTMLIVSSSIVLTVFVLNVRFRSPDAHKMPRWVRRIFIDIIPGFLGMSRPVQYSKRFRHVGINLTRDAMANGALDSNRLVMENKGNSYSVRMRREVDVQMDNEDSDDEVAGTSKYRRGQYLPLLTSADEEENEAMVIHKAVEEIMYLTWRCASEEDSLREKEDWKFVAMVIDRIFLIIYICGIFVGNVVIIFQAPLATDFFRELFCCYEDWAMNGLPLNYTPPIVIE, from the exons ATGGACTTGACACCGATCTCGGAAAAAGCCGACATACGGGACTACTGGGACAACGGCGAATGGCAGATTATCCAAACACCTGGAGAACGACATGCGGTCACTTACGAATGCTGCGAAGAAACCTTTATTGACATAACCTACACAATAACGTTACGGAGAAAACCATTGTATTATTTCGCTTACATTTTGGTGCCATGTGCCCTCATCTCGTTTAACACAGTTCTCGTATTTTATTTACCACCCGACATCAGCGAAAAGATGGCACTGTGTATGTCGGTACTGCTATCTATGACCGTCTTCCTTTTGCTCATTACATCCCAGATCCCAGCCAATGCTAACCACTTCCCACTCATTGTTAAGTATCTTCTTTTCACCATGCTGATTGTATCTTCGTCAATTGTCCTAACAGTGTTCGTGCTAAATGTTCGTTTTAGATCTCCGGACGCACACAAAATGCCTCGTTGGGTGCGCCGAATATTTATTGACATAATACCCGGATTTCTTGGCATGAGCCGACCAGTTCAGTACAGTAAACGATTTCGACATGTTGGAATCAATTTAACAAGAGACGCTATGGCAAACGGTGCTCTAGACTCGAATAGACTAGTAATGGAAAATAAAGGAAACAGCTATTCTGTGAGAATGCGAAGGGAGGTGGATGTCCAGATGGACAATGAAGACTCGGATGATGAAGTCGCAG GTACGAGTAAATACAGACGTGGTCAGTATCTTCCGTTGCTGACGTCTGCTGATGAGGAAGAGAATGAGGCCATGGTCATTCACAAAGCTGTAGAGGAAATTATGTACCTGACATGGAGATGCGCCAGTGAGGAAGACAGTTTAAGG gAAAAGGAAGACTGGAAGTTTGTGGCCATGGTGATAGACCGTATCTTCCTCATCATTTACATTTGTGGTATCTTCGTCGGAAATGTCGTCATCATCTTTCAAGCTCCCTTGGCTACTGATTTTTTCCGCGAACTTTTCTGTTGCTACGAGGACTGGGCTATGAACGGTCTTCCACTTAATTACACCCCACCAATAGTAATTGAGTAA